The following proteins are co-located in the Perca fluviatilis chromosome 22, GENO_Pfluv_1.0, whole genome shotgun sequence genome:
- the myca gene encoding transcriptional regulator Myc-A isoform X1 has product MPLNSSLTSKNYDYDYDSLQPYFYYDNEEEDFYPQQLQPPAPSEDIWKKFELLPTPPLSPSRRPSLSSLFPSTADQLEMVTEFLGDDVVNQSIICDADYSQTFLKSIIIQDCMWSGFSAAAKLEKVVSERLASLHAARKESAVGDCAEPAGAAAWRLNSSYLQDLNTSASECIDPSVVFPYPIAETPKQSSGTPPSKDLGLDTPPNSGSSSSSCSDSEDEDGDDDDDEEEEEEEEEEEEEEDQEEEEEIDVVTVEKRQAVKRCDPSPAENRHPSPLVLKRCHVSTHQHNYAAHPSMRHEQPAVKRLKLETSSTSGSGGHSRVLKQISTNRKCSSPRTSDTEDYDKRRTHNVLERQRRNELKLSFFALRDEIPEVANNEKAAKVVILKKATECIYSMQSDEQRLLSVKEQLRRKSELLKQRLAQLQSSRA; this is encoded by the exons atgcCGCTGAATTCAAGTTTGACGAGTAAAAACTATGACTACGACTACGACTCTCTTCAACCGTATTTCTACTATGACAACGAAGAGGAGGATTTCTACCCTCAGCAGCTTCAGCCTCCGGCACCGAGCGAGGACATCTGGAAGAAATTTGAACTTCTCCCGACCCCTCCACTTTCACCTAGCCGCCGGCCGTCCCTCTCAAGCCTCTTCCCCTCCACGGCGGATCAGCTGGAGATGGTAACCGAGTTCCTGGGTGACGACGTGGTCAACCAGAGCATCATCTGCGACGCAGACTACTCCCAGACCTTCCTCAAGTCCATCATCATCCAGGACTGCATGTGGAGCGGCTTCTCAGCGGCGGCCAAGCTGGAGAAGGTGGTCTCCGAGCGGCTCGCCTCCCTGCACGCTGCGAGGAAGGAGTCTGCGGTCGGTGACTGCGCGGAGCCCGCCGGAGCAGCTGCATGGAGGCTGAACAGCAGCTACCTGCAAGACCTGAACACCTCCGCTTCGGAGTGCATTGATCCATCTGTGGTTTTCCCGTACCCGATAGCAGAAACGCCCAAGCAGAGCTCAGGGACGCCGCCTAGTAAGGATTTGGGACTGGACACACCACCAAACAGcggcagcagtagcagcagctgtAGTGACTCAG AAGATGAGGATggagatgatgatgacgatgaggaggaggaggaggaggaggaggaggaggaagaagaagaggaccaggaggaagaggaggagattgATGTGGTCACAGTGGAGAAGAGGCAGGCGGTGAAGCGGTGCGACCCCAGCCCAGCAGAGAACAGGCACCCCAGCCCACTCGTGTTGAAGAGGTGCCACGTCTCCACCCACCAGCATAATTACGCCGCCCATCCATCCATGAGGCACGAGCAGCCGGCTGTCAAGAGGCTGAAGCTGGAGACCAGCAGCACCAGTGGAAGTGGCGGTCACAGCAGGGTCCTCAAACAGATCAGCACCAACCGCAAGTGTTCAAGCCCACGGACGTCTGATACGGAGGACTATGACAAGAGAAGGACTCATAACGTTCTGGAGCGCCAGAGGAGGAACGAGCTCAAATTGAGCTTCTTCGCCCTGCGGGATGAGATCCCTGAAGTGGCCAACAACGAAAAGGCAGCCAAAGTGGTGATCCTGAAGAAGGCTACAGAGTGTATTTACAGCATGCAGTCAGACGAACAGAGACTTCTCTCAGTTAAAGAACAGCTGAGGAGGAAAAGTGAACTTTTAAAGCAGAGACTCGCACAGCTGCAGAGCTCTCGTGCTTAA
- the myca gene encoding transcriptional regulator Myc-A isoform X2, producing MPLNSSLTSKNYDYDYDSLQPYFYYDNEEEDFYPQQLQPPAPSEDIWKKFELLPTPPLSPSRRPSLSSLFPSTADQLEMVTEFLGDDVVNQSIICDADYSQTFLKSIIIQDCMWSGFSAAAKLEKVVSERLASLHAARKESAVGDCAEPAGAAAWRLNSSYLQDLNTSASECIDPSVVFPYPIAETPKQSSGTPPSKDLGLDTPPNSGSSSSSCSDSDEDGDDDDDEEEEEEEEEEEEEEDQEEEEEIDVVTVEKRQAVKRCDPSPAENRHPSPLVLKRCHVSTHQHNYAAHPSMRHEQPAVKRLKLETSSTSGSGGHSRVLKQISTNRKCSSPRTSDTEDYDKRRTHNVLERQRRNELKLSFFALRDEIPEVANNEKAAKVVILKKATECIYSMQSDEQRLLSVKEQLRRKSELLKQRLAQLQSSRA from the exons atgcCGCTGAATTCAAGTTTGACGAGTAAAAACTATGACTACGACTACGACTCTCTTCAACCGTATTTCTACTATGACAACGAAGAGGAGGATTTCTACCCTCAGCAGCTTCAGCCTCCGGCACCGAGCGAGGACATCTGGAAGAAATTTGAACTTCTCCCGACCCCTCCACTTTCACCTAGCCGCCGGCCGTCCCTCTCAAGCCTCTTCCCCTCCACGGCGGATCAGCTGGAGATGGTAACCGAGTTCCTGGGTGACGACGTGGTCAACCAGAGCATCATCTGCGACGCAGACTACTCCCAGACCTTCCTCAAGTCCATCATCATCCAGGACTGCATGTGGAGCGGCTTCTCAGCGGCGGCCAAGCTGGAGAAGGTGGTCTCCGAGCGGCTCGCCTCCCTGCACGCTGCGAGGAAGGAGTCTGCGGTCGGTGACTGCGCGGAGCCCGCCGGAGCAGCTGCATGGAGGCTGAACAGCAGCTACCTGCAAGACCTGAACACCTCCGCTTCGGAGTGCATTGATCCATCTGTGGTTTTCCCGTACCCGATAGCAGAAACGCCCAAGCAGAGCTCAGGGACGCCGCCTAGTAAGGATTTGGGACTGGACACACCACCAAACAGcggcagcagtagcagcagctgtAGTGACTCAG ATGAGGATggagatgatgatgacgatgaggaggaggaggaggaggaggaggaggaggaagaagaagaggaccaggaggaagaggaggagattgATGTGGTCACAGTGGAGAAGAGGCAGGCGGTGAAGCGGTGCGACCCCAGCCCAGCAGAGAACAGGCACCCCAGCCCACTCGTGTTGAAGAGGTGCCACGTCTCCACCCACCAGCATAATTACGCCGCCCATCCATCCATGAGGCACGAGCAGCCGGCTGTCAAGAGGCTGAAGCTGGAGACCAGCAGCACCAGTGGAAGTGGCGGTCACAGCAGGGTCCTCAAACAGATCAGCACCAACCGCAAGTGTTCAAGCCCACGGACGTCTGATACGGAGGACTATGACAAGAGAAGGACTCATAACGTTCTGGAGCGCCAGAGGAGGAACGAGCTCAAATTGAGCTTCTTCGCCCTGCGGGATGAGATCCCTGAAGTGGCCAACAACGAAAAGGCAGCCAAAGTGGTGATCCTGAAGAAGGCTACAGAGTGTATTTACAGCATGCAGTCAGACGAACAGAGACTTCTCTCAGTTAAAGAACAGCTGAGGAGGAAAAGTGAACTTTTAAAGCAGAGACTCGCACAGCTGCAGAGCTCTCGTGCTTAA